The window ATTTTCCATTGCGGCGGATTCCTCGGGAGAATTGGCATACCCCCTCTATTCACCTCTGTTTCTAGGAAGCGGAGCCTCGGTCACCAGAATGGATTCGCCTCAGGCGGCCAGTATAAATCCTGCGGCATCCGCTAATGTTCAAAGGGTAATTCTGGATTTAAACTACATTAATTTGTCCGGATGGGAAGAATCAGGCATGGGTCATGCCGTCAACACAGCCTTGGCCTATCCTTCAAAATATGGAGTATTTACAGGCGCTCTTCATTTCCTGACAACTGAGGCTCTGAATGCACCCTCAATGGATTTCGGGACATTTGGTTCTGTGAATGCCGCTTTTTCAAAAGAAATCTACAAAGACTTTTACACTGGATTCAGTCTTAGTTCTGCCCTGGGAACAGACATGGACTGGGGTGCGGGTTTAAATATAGGATTTATTCATAAACCGGGAACCATCGGTAAAATGAAAAACTTCCGATGGGCCGGATCATTCAATCAGATTGGTAAAGGATACGGCAGTGTAAAAAGTGGAACATACCTGAATGCTGTTCCTAATAATTTGACCCTCCAATTGGGAGCTGGTTTTGATATCATCGATAAAAAAGATTTTACCTGGGCTATCAATGGTGACATTGCCCTGCCTACTTTTTCTGATGTAAAAGTGGAACTGGGACAGACTATTACAATCCAGAAAAATTTGAGTATTGCCACATCTTCTTCCGTGATACTCTCAGATTCGATTGAGGGGAACTACCAGACCCTCATACCCTCAATAGGCATCAGTTATAACTACTCATTCAAGCCGAAGGGAGAAGAAAAGACTCGGAAGCAAACCAGTGAGATTGAATTTCAAGCCTCCGGAGCACCACTGTACAATGGAGTTGTCGCCATTGGAGCTGGTGCCACCATACCTTTTGGTGTGAGAGATACCAATCCGCCGGAGATAAGCTATGATTATAAAGATCCGATTTATATATCACCCAATTTAAATGGTGTTCAGGATGAACTGGATTTCCCCTACAGCGTGAAGGATGAGCGCTATATCATGGGCTATACATTCTCTGTTTATAATGAGGATGGAACTCTGGTTAAAGAATTCAAAAATAAGGACGAACGTCCTGAAAATGAGAGTTTTAAAAATATTTTTGACAGGTTGTTTGCTGCTAAAAATGGAACAGGACTCCCCGAGACTTTCCGTTGGGATGGTGTCATGGAGAGTGGAGAAATTGCTCCCGATGGAACTTACAGCGTTCAAATGTCTTTCAGGGATGATAATGACAACCAATCAGAATCAGAAAAAATGACCGTTGTATTAGATACGGTTCCTCCTGTAATCAGCCTGGAAAAACCCCAGGGTACGGGACTGATATTCTCTCCCGACGGTGATGGGAATAAAGAAAAACTGTTCATCAAACAGAATGGATCCTCTGAAAATCTCTGGACAGCTGCTATCAGGAACCTCGATGGAAGTGTCGTTAAAAGCATAAAGATTGAAAGCAACTCACCCGAATCTTTTTATTGGGATGGAACGGATGACCAGGGAATCATTGTTCCTGATGGTGTTTACAGCTATGAAATTGAGTCTACCGACCCTTCAGGAAATCATGTATCAGAAAAACTTGAGAATATTCTTGTCAACACAGAACAGCCCCCTGTCAATCTGACCATCGACAACGCCTGGCTCAGTCCTGGAAATACTGATGGAATTGACACAATCAATTTCGGTCCTGTCATTCCTGTGACTTCCGGCATCATAGAGTGGGAACTCCAGGTGCAGGACATGCAGGGTAAAAGCTTCTGGAGCTACAACAATAGAAGATTAGGCATCCTGGAAGTACCAAAAATTATTAATTATACGGGAGATGCCGGGGTAAACGGCCGACTGGCAGAAGGAAGATACAGAGGATATCTAACCATTCAGTACCAGAATGGTTATACTCCAGAGGCCTATTCTCCCGGATTTACTGTGGATACAAGTGCGCCGATCGGCCGGGTCAGCGGAGATCAGATACTCTCTCCTGATGGAGACGGATTTAAAGACACCCTGACTCTTTCACTGGATACATCTGAAGAGGATTATTGGGAAGGTTTTATACGTAGCAGTAAGAATGAAACCGTAAAATCCTATTTCTGGAGAGGAAAAGCAGACCCTCAGATAGTCTGGGACGGCAGAGATCAGGAAGGACGGTCTGTTCCTGATGGGAAATACAACTTTTATCTCGAAGCCTTTGATAAGGCCGGGAACAGAGGGATTTCTCCTGCTCATAGTTTCTCACTGGATACAAGAGAGATGTCTGCGAAGATTTCAGTCAGTGAAGATGCTTTTTCTCCTGATAATAATGGAGTCAAGGATGAAGTCACATTCTTTACTGTCATTGATAATCCGGAAACTGTAGAATCATGGACATTGAAGGTCCTTTCGGAACGAGACAAGTCCACAGTAAAAACCTGGAAAGGATCTGGAAAAGCAGCCCTGACATATACCTGGAAGGGAGAAGGGGACAGTGGAGGAAAAGTCGTAGATGGGACCTATAAGGCAGAGTTGACACTGGTCTATCAAAAGGGTGACCGTCCTGTTGTCCAAACGACACTATTTGAAAAAGACACTGTGCCACCCGTTCTGAATGTTCAGTCAGATAAGACCCTCTTTTCTCCTGATAATGATGGATTGGGGGATTCTATTCTGATCAGGCAGAGTTCTTCTCAAGAAGCTGAAATTACAGCCCGGATGATGGATGATGCAGGGAATACAATAAGATCCTGGTTCTGGAAAAACAGGCCGGAGGATCTGAACTGGGACGGCAAGGATGAAAACGGCAATATTGTTCCCGATGGGCTCTATCAGTATAAGTTGAGCTCCTCTGATGCCGCCGGGAACAGCAGTGAAATCAGTTTGAATAATATTGAAATTGTTACGGCGGGCACAGCTGTTTACCTGACCGCTAAAAGTTCCTTATTTTCTCCTCTGTCAGAACAATTCAGCTCTCAGGATTTTACGGTCTATGTAACCAACAAGAAGGGGATTGAGAAATGGACTCTGAAAATAAAGGATTCTGAAAACACTGTCGTTAAGACTATCAGTGGTAGGGCTGTGACTCCCCCTCTGTTGACCTGGGATGGGCGCAGTGATAGCGGAAGTCTTCTTGAAGGAAGCTTCACAGCTGAGCTTCAGCTTGTTTACAGTAAAGGAAACAAGCCAGTGGCTCTCAGCCGTGAGTTTTTACTGGACAATAGTGCTCCCCTGGTAGGCATTGAACTTTCACCTGTCCCATTTTCACCGGATGATGATAATGTGGATGACGAGCTGAAGATTGGATTGAGTGTTCGGGACCTGTCTCCCATAAGGGACTGGGAGATGACGATACGGGACCCTAAGGGAAAAGAATTCATAACATTCGGCGGCAGGGGACGTCCCTCTGAAAGAATCATCTGGGATGGACGATCCCGTCAGGGGGAGCTGGTTCAGTCGGCAGAAGATTATCCCTATGAAATCAGGGTTACAGATTTCCTGGGTCATTCCACAGCAGAAAAAGGGTTAATTCCCGTAGATATTCTGGTGATCCGTGAGGGAAATCAACTGAAAGTCAGAATTTCCAACATCACCTTTCAACCCTATAAAGCGGCTCTTGTTTCAGAAGGAGATCATGGTAATAAGAATAGGGAAGTACTGAAACGCCTGTCGGAAGTCCTTAAAAAATACGGATCCTATGGTATTGTTATTGAAGGTCACGCTGTGAGTGAGTATTATAACAACCCTGTCCGGGCTGCCAGAGAAGAAAAAGAAGAACTCCAGCCCCTTTCACTGTCACGCGCAGTCACTGTGAAAGAATACCTGAATACACAGGGCATACAGGAATCAAGAATGAATGTCATCGGTAAGGGAGGGACTGAACCTGTCGTACCCCACAGTGACTTGGAGAACAGATGGAAAAACAGGAGAGTCGAATTCATCCTGATAAAATGACCCAATACAATCTATTTGCAGCCTGCCCCTTATACTTAGAAGACCTTCTGGAAGAGGAAGTGATTCAATGGGGCGGCTGTATAGAAAAAAGGACGACCGGAGGTCTGTCTTTTACAGCCACATTGGAGTCTATCTATAAATTTTGTCTTCATACCCGTGTTGCTGGACACCTTCTCCTGCTCCTTCATGAGTTTAATCTGACAGAGCAGCTGGATTCCATAAGCAAGGAAGCCATGAGCTTCCCCTGGGATACCATAATGGCTCCGGATGCCACCTTTTCCTGTAGAGCCTCTGCCAAAGGGCGGGGGAACATTAACCAGCAACTGGCTACTCTGAAACTGAAAGACGGTGTCGCAGACTACTGGAGGGAAAAAACAGGGAGCCGTCCTGATGTTGACCGGCAGAATCCGGATATCAAGGTACAGGTTCATGTTCAAGACTCTATCAAGGGGCAGATCTATCTAGATCTTTCAGGAGAAAGCCTTTCAAACAGAGGATACAGATTGGATTCATCCATGGCAGCCTTAAGAGAAAATACGGCGGCAGGACTGCTTCTCCGTTCAGGTTGGAAGACTTTCAGCCGGGAAAAAGCCATCCTCATCGATCCCATGTGCGGCAGCGGTACCCTTCTTGTTGAAGCAGCCATGATCGCAGCAGATCTGCCGGCAAATCTCTATAGAAACCATTATGGTTTTATGAACTGGAAATCCCATGATCAGGATCTTTGGGAAGAGATCACCGATCAGGCGGAAGAAGAGTGGAATAAAGGGTTGGAAAACCTTCCGAGAATAACGGGCTATGATATCGATAAAAAGGCGATTGCTTCGGCCACTGAGAATGTAAAAAGAGCTGGTCTTGAAAAATATATTCATGTAGAAAAGAGGTCACTGGAAGAGTTTTCTCTGACAGAAGCACAAATATCCGCTCCTAAAGGTTTAATTGTTACCAATCCGCCCTACGGTGTGAGACTCGGTGAAAAAAATGAAATCTACTCCCTTTACCGGAATATAGGAGATATGGCCAGAGATCCTCAATTAAAAGGGTGGAATCTTACGGTCATTTCAAATGATAATTCTCTCCTCAAGGCGATTGGTCTGCGCCATAGCCGGGAAAACAAAATCATGAATGGAGCTCTCTCCTGTTTTATCTATCATTATGAATTATTCGGAAGTGAGAAAAAAAAGAAAGACCTGGATACGAATCATCAACCGGAAGAACAGAAACTGAGCAATGAAGGAATTCAGTTCCAGAACAGGCTTATAAAAAGAAAAAAACACCTCGGGAAGTGGTTAAAAAGAGAAGAAATCAGTTGTTATAGACTCTATGATGTGGATTTGCCCAATTTTAATTTTGCCATTGATGTCTATGAAAACAAATGGATTCATATACAGGAGTATAAGCCTCCTGTCACCGTTGATATGGTAAGATCTGAAGAGCGGACAAAAGAAGCCCTTACCATATTGAAGGATCTTTTTTCACTGCAGAGTAACCTAATCTTCCTGAAGCAGAGACGCAGACAAAAAGGCCAGGACCAGTATCGTCCCCTAGGATCACAGGGAGAACGTTTTCTGATTCGGGAATGGGGCCAAAGAATCTGGGTAAATTTTACGGATTACCTGGATACTGGAATATTCCTTGACCATAGGAATATTCGCCGGTACCTGCTGGAAAACAGCTCCGGAAAATCAATGCTAAACCTTTTTGCCTATACCTGTACAGCCAGTTTGATGGCTGCAGCTGGAGGAGCCTCCAAGGTTGTCTCTGTTGACAGCTCCAAAACATATCTTGCCTGGGGCCGTGATAACTTCAGCCTGAACAGCTTGAGAAGCCCATCATTTATTTTTGATCAATCTGACAGCTTTAAATGGTTAAGGTCAAATACTGGTTTTTTCGATATAATCTTTCTGGACCCTCCCACATTTTCAAACTCGAAATCCAGAACTTCTGTTTTTGATATCCAGAATGATCATTGTGCTCTGATTCATCTATGCATGAAGAAACTGAATAAAGATGGTTTATTGATTTTCTCGAACAACTACAGACAATTTGAAATGGATAAGGAAATCCTTGATGAATATAACATTTCCGAAGAGACAAAGTGGACGGATTCAGAAGATTTTCAAAAGAAAAAGTCTGGCCACCGCTGTTGGTTTATCCGCATTAAATAAACAGAATGGAATTGTATAACTGAAAATCTGCGTATATTATGTATGTATGTTTTGGAGAAGAATTATTACATCTGTTATGTTCGCTCTGGGGATCGCCCTCATTTTACGCAGTCTTCTTAATATAATACCGATATTAAGAAACAGAAAAAAAAATGAGGATACAGAGGATGAATGAAGATTCTGTAAACGAGGAAACCTCAAAGCTTCCTTCGGTGTTCCAGATGGATTTGCAGAAAAGAGAAGAATTTCTCTCTCAGGTCGGTAGTTTCACCCAGGAGCAACGAAGGATCTTTCACAGGATCTGCGATTTTTATGATCCTGTTCTTGATTACAATCGATTTGTTCTTCATGCAGGAAAAGACATTCTTTTTGCAAACAACCAGATCGAAATAATGATGAGGAAAATCAAGAATGCCCACTATGGTCTGCTAAAGTTCCGCTTGATTGATGGAGAACTCAAAGCAGATAAAATTATCGTGACCAACAGAGATTCCCGAGAATTTTACATCAACCTGATTGAAGACGAAATTCAAAGAAATCTAATGGATGATTCACGGTCATTTCTGAAACTCCCGGACCTGGAAGAACAAAACCAGAGAGTACCCTTTGATTTTGTGGATACAATGCATCCTGAATCACTAAGCCCATCTTTTATCAAACTCAATAAGAATGAAGCCCGAATTTATACCATGCCTCTCAAGACGGGAGCCCCCTTGCTGGCAACATCAGGATCTTTGGGAGACTTGATTGAGCTCAGTCAGATCCGCATCAAATCTTATCTGAACAATACTTCCTTCATATCGATTATCTCCCGATATATGAATATAAAAATCAGTGATATTCAGAGGCAGCTGAGTGGCAAGGATCGATCCTTTTGGCTCAATCTGGCGACTAATATATTTCAAAATAAAGAGGACCTTCAATTACGCCTCAAGCACCTGGAAGACACTCTGTTTCAAGGGAGTGAAATTATTTTTCACTATTATACAAATTGTTTAAAGGAAGAAAAGCAGGAAAGAGAGGACAATGCTGCCAAGTATGCGGCCCTGGATGAAGTGTGCATGGAGATTCTTCAAAAAGAAAACTTTCTTATCACAGATGAAGATCTGATCAAGATATTGGAACCCTATGCAAAAAAATGGGAGGGATTTAAAGAGTATTTTTTTGAATCGGCAGTCAAGATGAATAATAAAATCGGCCTTCCTCTCATATTGAATATGGATGCACATTATATTCACAGGGACCATGTTTATCCTTTTTTCCGCTCTGAACTCTCCATTCAATCCAAGGAATTGAAGTTATATTATATTCAGCTTATGGAAAGGATGCTCCGAACCGGGAACAAAGATAGAATAACCGTTTTTTATACAAGAGAGACATTCAAAGAAGACGTCATGGATATGATCAGAAAAGAGGCCCCGATTCTTGCTGAATTTCTGATCAAACCAAAAATTGTATCCGAAGGGATTGTTCATTACTTCAAGAATCTAAAAAAAGTCCGGGATGTAAATAAAATCAAGGATTTCATGAATAATTTTTTTGATCAGGGCATCATCCGTTTTAAAGATACAGATTTTCTACTCAATCTTTACCTTCTTGAAATTTTTGATGAAGCCTATAAATTTCTTTCCTGGTGGAAAAAAATGGTTCTTCGTCTTTCCGGCAGGAAAGATAGTTTTATTAATCAATTTTCCGGACTTTCAAGTAAAGAAGATTTGCCTCCTCTCAATATGATGAACCCAAAGAAGTCAATTTCTAAAAGATCACTCGATTCCTACCAAAGGATAGGCAAAACCCGCAAAAATGATAAATCAAAAAACGATGGACAGACCAGACGAAAAAACCAGGACCTCTCCCAGAAAATGTATAGTGTAAAACAAAGGGAAAAGGCCTGGCTTGAGTTTGAAGATGCTTTTCATAGGAAGAATCAATAATATACGCATTTTTCAATCTGATCTGTTCTATAATTTGATGTATGAAGAATCTTGAAATCTTTAAAATAGAAAATCTTTTTCATTATACCGAATATGACAAGGAGCTGGCATCTCAAATGATGCAAATGGCCAT is drawn from Oceanispirochaeta sp. and contains these coding sequences:
- a CDS encoding FlgD immunoglobulin-like domain containing protein — its product is MNNRIKKTTILLWMAMFLTFSIAADSSGELAYPLYSPLFLGSGASVTRMDSPQAASINPAASANVQRVILDLNYINLSGWEESGMGHAVNTALAYPSKYGVFTGALHFLTTEALNAPSMDFGTFGSVNAAFSKEIYKDFYTGFSLSSALGTDMDWGAGLNIGFIHKPGTIGKMKNFRWAGSFNQIGKGYGSVKSGTYLNAVPNNLTLQLGAGFDIIDKKDFTWAINGDIALPTFSDVKVELGQTITIQKNLSIATSSSVILSDSIEGNYQTLIPSIGISYNYSFKPKGEEKTRKQTSEIEFQASGAPLYNGVVAIGAGATIPFGVRDTNPPEISYDYKDPIYISPNLNGVQDELDFPYSVKDERYIMGYTFSVYNEDGTLVKEFKNKDERPENESFKNIFDRLFAAKNGTGLPETFRWDGVMESGEIAPDGTYSVQMSFRDDNDNQSESEKMTVVLDTVPPVISLEKPQGTGLIFSPDGDGNKEKLFIKQNGSSENLWTAAIRNLDGSVVKSIKIESNSPESFYWDGTDDQGIIVPDGVYSYEIESTDPSGNHVSEKLENILVNTEQPPVNLTIDNAWLSPGNTDGIDTINFGPVIPVTSGIIEWELQVQDMQGKSFWSYNNRRLGILEVPKIINYTGDAGVNGRLAEGRYRGYLTIQYQNGYTPEAYSPGFTVDTSAPIGRVSGDQILSPDGDGFKDTLTLSLDTSEEDYWEGFIRSSKNETVKSYFWRGKADPQIVWDGRDQEGRSVPDGKYNFYLEAFDKAGNRGISPAHSFSLDTREMSAKISVSEDAFSPDNNGVKDEVTFFTVIDNPETVESWTLKVLSERDKSTVKTWKGSGKAALTYTWKGEGDSGGKVVDGTYKAELTLVYQKGDRPVVQTTLFEKDTVPPVLNVQSDKTLFSPDNDGLGDSILIRQSSSQEAEITARMMDDAGNTIRSWFWKNRPEDLNWDGKDENGNIVPDGLYQYKLSSSDAAGNSSEISLNNIEIVTAGTAVYLTAKSSLFSPLSEQFSSQDFTVYVTNKKGIEKWTLKIKDSENTVVKTISGRAVTPPLLTWDGRSDSGSLLEGSFTAELQLVYSKGNKPVALSREFLLDNSAPLVGIELSPVPFSPDDDNVDDELKIGLSVRDLSPIRDWEMTIRDPKGKEFITFGGRGRPSERIIWDGRSRQGELVQSAEDYPYEIRVTDFLGHSTAEKGLIPVDILVIREGNQLKVRISNITFQPYKAALVSEGDHGNKNREVLKRLSEVLKKYGSYGIVIEGHAVSEYYNNPVRAAREEKEELQPLSLSRAVTVKEYLNTQGIQESRMNVIGKGGTEPVVPHSDLENRWKNRRVEFILIK
- the rlmKL gene encoding bifunctional 23S rRNA (guanine(2069)-N(7))-methyltransferase RlmK/23S rRNA (guanine(2445)-N(2))-methyltransferase RlmL, with the protein product MEKQESRIHPDKMTQYNLFAACPLYLEDLLEEEVIQWGGCIEKRTTGGLSFTATLESIYKFCLHTRVAGHLLLLLHEFNLTEQLDSISKEAMSFPWDTIMAPDATFSCRASAKGRGNINQQLATLKLKDGVADYWREKTGSRPDVDRQNPDIKVQVHVQDSIKGQIYLDLSGESLSNRGYRLDSSMAALRENTAAGLLLRSGWKTFSREKAILIDPMCGSGTLLVEAAMIAADLPANLYRNHYGFMNWKSHDQDLWEEITDQAEEEWNKGLENLPRITGYDIDKKAIASATENVKRAGLEKYIHVEKRSLEEFSLTEAQISAPKGLIVTNPPYGVRLGEKNEIYSLYRNIGDMARDPQLKGWNLTVISNDNSLLKAIGLRHSRENKIMNGALSCFIYHYELFGSEKKKKDLDTNHQPEEQKLSNEGIQFQNRLIKRKKHLGKWLKREEISCYRLYDVDLPNFNFAIDVYENKWIHIQEYKPPVTVDMVRSEERTKEALTILKDLFSLQSNLIFLKQRRRQKGQDQYRPLGSQGERFLIREWGQRIWVNFTDYLDTGIFLDHRNIRRYLLENSSGKSMLNLFAYTCTASLMAAAGGASKVVSVDSSKTYLAWGRDNFSLNSLRSPSFIFDQSDSFKWLRSNTGFFDIIFLDPPTFSNSKSRTSVFDIQNDHCALIHLCMKKLNKDGLLIFSNNYRQFEMDKEILDEYNISEETKWTDSEDFQKKKSGHRCWFIRIK